TGTGGGGCGGGGCCTTCGCGCTGGTCGCGCTGCTCATCGGCGTCGCGGTCCTCGCCCGGCCGGCGTTCGGCGTCCCGGGCAAGCCGCAGCCGGTGTGGATCAAGTCGGTTTCCTGGGCGGGCGTCTCGCTCGGCGTCATCGGGCTGCTGCTCGCCGTCCTCACGTACACCGACGTCCTGGTCGGCCTGCCCTCCACGAGCTGAACCATCGCAGGTCCTGAGGGGTCTTAGGGCATCCGTAAGCACCTTACGGAGTTCCTGGGACCCCTCACGCACGTCTAAGGCACCGCCCACCGCCGAAGATGCGGAACTCTCCCGATGTGGCGGACCCCCCTGGGAGACGAAGGTTGAGGCATCGCAGAAAGCGAGACCCGAAACCGACTCTCACCAGGGAGACACCATGTACGAGTACGAGATGCTGCAGCTCCGTTCCGCCGAGCTCATCCGCCAGGCAGAGCGGGAGCGGCTTGCCCGCGAGGCCGTCCGCGCTCGCCGCGCCGCCCGCCGCGAAGCGGCCCGACGCACCGCCGAGCCGGACAGCCATACCCACCGCCCACGCCGGCACCGGTTCGCCCGGGTCGCATGAGCGCGGGGGAGGGCGGGGGTGCAGGGGCCGTACCGACCAGCGGTACGGCCCTCGCTCGCACTCCGGCTCGGACCACTGTCCCGACGACCACCTCGAAGAAAACCGGTCCCGCGTTGTCGGACCCCCGTGCGATGCTCGGGGCTGTGGAGACCAGGTCCGTAAGTCCCGTTTTCGTCGGCCGTGGTGACGAGCTGGACATGCTGAACGACGCGCTCGCCGGCGCCGCTGCCGGCGAGCCGCAGGCGTTACTGATCGGCGGTGAGGCCGGGGTCGGCAAGACGCGGCTCGTCGAGGAGTTCGCCACCGCGGCGTGCCGGCAGGGCGCGGTCGTCGCGCTCGGCGGCTGTGTCGAGATCGGCGCCGACGGACTGCCTTTCGCCTCCTTCTCCGCCGCCCTGCGTGCCCTGCGCCGCGCCCTGCCCGAGGAACTGGCCGCCGCGGCCGCCGGACAGGAGGAGGAACTGGCCCGGCTGCTGCCCGAGATGGGCGAGACACTCACCGCGCGGGCCACGAGCCGGGACGACGAGGAGGCCATGGCCCGCCTCTTCGAACTCACCGCCCGCCTGCTGGAGCGCGTCGCCGCCGACCACACCGTCGTCGTCGCGCTGGAGGACCTGCACTGGGCCGACGCCTCCGCCCGCCACCTCCTCGCCTACCTGTTCCGCACGCTGCGCACCGGCCGCCTCGTCGTCCTCGCCACCTACCGCTCCGACGACATCCACCGCCGCCATCCACTGCGCCCCCTGCTCGCCGAACTCGACCGGCTGCGCACGGTCCGCCGTATCGAACTCAGCCGCTTCAGCCGCGAGGAAGTGAGCCGCCAGATCGCCGGCATCCTCGCCGCCGAGCCCGACCCCGCCCAGGTCGACGAGATCTTCCAGCGCTCCGACGGCAACGCCTTCTTCGTGGAGGAACTCGCCGTCTCCGCCGCCGAGGGCTCTCGCACCGGGCTCACGGACTCCCTGCGCGATCTGCTCCTGGTCCGGGTCGAGGGCCTGCCCGAGAGCGCCCAGCGGGTCGCCCGGATCGTCGCCGAGGGCGGCTCCGCCGTGGAGTACCGGCTGCTCGCCGCCATCGCCGGGCTCGCCGAGGACGACCTGATCGAGGCGCTGCGGGCCGCCGTGAACGCCAACATCCTCAGCGCCGCCCCCGACAAGGACGGCTACCGCTTCCGCCACTCCCTGGTCCGCGAGGCCGTCGGCGACGATCTGCTGCCCGGCGAGCGCTCCCGGCTCAACCGCCGCTACGCCGAAGCCCTGGAGGTCGACCCCACGCTCGTCCCCGTCGACGAGCGCGTCATGCGCCTGGCCAGCTACTGGTACCACGCTCATGACGCCGCCAAGGCCCTGCCCGCCGTCCTCGCCGCCTCCGTCACCGCCCGCCGCCGGCACGCCTACTCCGAACAACTCCGGCTGCTGGAGCGGGCGATGGAGCTGTGGGACACCGCCCCCGAGGAGATCCGCGCCACGCTGCGCCCCGTCGACTACACCGAGGTCTATCCCCCCTGCGGCTGCGATCCCGCCACCACCCCGCTGCGCTCCCTCGACCTGATGGCCGAGGCCGCCGTCGCCGGGCGGCTGTGCGGGGAGCGGGAACGCGCCCTGAAGATCACCAAGCGGGCGATTCGGCTGCTGGAGGACGAGGGAGACTCCCTGCGCGCAGCCTGGTTCTGGAACCAGCGGGCCCGGCTGATCCAGGCCCTCGGCCGCGGCGACGGATGGCAGGAACTGGCCACCGCCCAGAACCTCGTACGCGGCCTGCCGCCCTCCGAAGTGCATGCCGAGGTCCTCTCCTCGGTCGCCAACTGGTCGATGCTGCACAACCCCGGCCCCGACGCGCTCACCGCCGCCGAACGCGCCGTGGAGTACGCCCGCATGGTCGGCGCCCGCGACATCGAGATGAACGCACGGCTGACCTTCGGCGGACTCATGATCGACTCCGGTGACATCGAGCCCGGGCTCGCCCAGGTGTACCGGGTCAAGGAGCAGGTGGCCACGCTCGGCGACGTCTCCGTGATGGGCCGCGCCTTTGTGAACCTGCCCTCCCACCTGGAAGGCATAGGCCGCTCACAGGAGGCCGTCGCCGTGCTCCAGGAAGGCGTCGATTTCGCCCGGGGACTGGGCCTGCCGGACACCGAGGCCTGGGTGTGGGGCAATCTCGCGGACTCCCTCCACTCCCTGGGCCGCTGGACCGAGGCGGCCGAAGCCGCCGACACTTCGGAGCGTGTCGGCCAGAGCGCAAAGCCCCGCGGCTTCCGCGCCAAGACGCATGCCCTGCTCGCGCTCGCCCGCGGTGACCTGGCCGAGGCCGGCCGCCAACTGTCCGCGGCCCGCGGGCACTTCGGCACCCACGACAACGTGCCCCAGCTCGAGCTGCCGCTGGTCCGCATCGCGATCGGCATCGCCGTCGCCGAGGGCCGCCTCCTCGACGCCCGCGCCGAACTCGAGCGCGTCCTGGACACCGGCTTCCCACCCGGCACCCAGCGCTACGCCTGGCCCCTGCTCCTCACCGCCGCCACCGCGGAGGCCGACGCCCGCGGCCTGTCCACCGCCGATGCGGGCCGGGCCGAGATCCTCGACCGCATCCGCACCGCCACCAAAACCTTGGCGACGAACGTCCCCGTCTGGCAGGCGTACGAACGCTGGGTCCGCGCCGAACTGCTGCGGGCCGAGGCGCGCGGCACCCCGGACGACTGGTCCGAGGTCGTCGCCGCCTTCGAATGCCTCGACCGGCCCTACCATCTCGCCCGCGTCCGGTACCGCCTCGCCGAGGCCCTGCTGCCGTCCGGCGGCGACGACGAACGTGACCGGGCCGCCGAGCTGCTCCGCCTCGCCCATGCCGTCGCCGACCACCTCGGCGCCCGCCCACTGGCCGACGCGACCGCCCTGCTCGCCCAGCGCGCCCGCCTCGCCCTGACCCACACCCCCAAGCAGCCGCTCGCCCCCGCCGACCCGGCCGACGCCCTCGGCCTCACCGGCCGGGAACGCGACGTCCTGCGCCTGGTCTCCGCCGGCCGCACCAACCGCCAGATCGCCGAGGAACTCTTCATCTCCCCGAAGACCGCCAGCGTCCACGTCTCCAACATCCTGTCCAAACTCGGCGTCTCGGGCAGGGGAGAGGCGGCGGCGGTGGCGCATCGGCTGGGGCTGTTTCCGTCGGGGCATGAGGACCGGCTCGCCGCGCGATAATGGAGGTCGGCCACTCGGGAGGAGCCGTCTTGTACCAGATTGAGTTCACCGAGCGTGCTGCGGCACAGCGAGATGCGCTCCCCGAGGACCGACGCAAGCTTCTGGAGCGCGGGCTCTTGAGACTCGCCGAGGACCCTTTCACGACGGTGTCGCAGGCCGTCAGCGGTGAGGACATCCGGATCGTCTCCGTGGCGGTCCTCGATCAGTCGCTCATAGACGAATAATCACCGCTGCCACGTGGCCCGGGGAAGGAAGAACCATGTTCAACGCCTTCGAGGAACTGTTCTCCCCGGGCCGCAAGCACACCCGTGACGAGCAGAACCGGCTGGAACTGACCCGGGAGGATGTCGGGGACGGGCCCCCGGGCGCGGTCCGATAGATCTTGCGTCCGGGAAGGTCGTCGTACGGCAGTCGACGCCGGATGAGGACGACACGGAGTCCGCCGCCGGGGAGTGAGAGGCGGGCCTACTTCACCTGCACCTCCAGGATCCGGTCGTCGCCGCCGGACGGGGAACCGCGCCCGTCGGTCTCACTGGTCACCAGCCACAGCTTGTCGCCGCCCGCCGAGACCACTGTGCGCAGCCGGCCGTACTCGCCTTCGAGGAAGGCCTGGGGGTCGGCCGAGGCCTCCGTGCCCTTGAGGGGGATGCGCCACAGGCGTTCGCCCCTCAGGCCCGCCATCCAGACGGAGCCCTCGGCGTAGGCGATGCCGCTGGGGGAGGCGTCCTCCGTGCCCCACTGGGCTATGGGGTTGTGGTAGGCGGAGTTGTCGGACTTGCCCTCGGCCTCCGGCCAGCCGTAGTTGTCGCCCGGCTTGATCGCGTTCAGCTCGTCCCAGGTGTTCTGGCCGAACTCCGCGGCGAACAGCCGCTGTTTGGAGTCCCAGGCAAGGCCCTGCACATTGCGGTGGCCGTAGGAGTACACGGGCGAGTTCGAGAACGGGTTGCCCGGTGCCGGGTCGCCCTCCGGGGTCAGGCGGAGGATCTTGCCGCCCAGGGAGTCCTGGTCCTGGGACAGCCCTTCCTCACCGCTCTCGCCCGTGCCCGCGTACAGCATCTTGTCCGGGCCGAAGGCGATCCGGCCGCCATTGTGGATGAAGCCCTTGGGGATGCCCCGGAAGATCGTGTTGGGCGCGCCGAGCTGTTCGCCGGACGGTTTCCCCTCCTCGTACAGCATGCGGACGATGCGGTTGTCCGAGGCCGAGGTGAAGTACGCGTAGATCATGTGGTCCGAGGCGTAGTCCGGGGAGAGCGCGAGGCCCATGAGGCCGCCCTCTCCCGCCGGGGACACCCCGGGCACCTCGCCCAGCTCGGTCTTCTTGCCCGTCTCCGTGTCGACCCGGGTGACCGTGGCCTCGTCGCGTGAGGAGACCAGCAGGTCGCCGTCGGGGAGCGGGGCCAGGCCCCACGGGGTGCTCAGGTCCTCGGTGACCGTGCGCACGACCTTCACCGAGCCCTTCGCGGGCGGGGTGGCCTCGGCGGCCTGTCCCGAGGGCGATGACTGCGGGCTCGTACCACCCGCTGAAGCGCTCTCCTCGCCGCCCGACGATCCCGAGCCTCCGTCGTCGGAGGAGCAGCCGGCCGTCAGCAGGAGTGTGGCGGCGGCCAATACGGCCGCCACAGCTCGACGTTGCACGATCATGGTCCCTTCGACGCGGCGAGTTCTACTTGTCATACACCGCTCGCGCCCCACAGGTTCCCGATCAGCCAATCCCGAATCACCCCAGGGCCAACCAAGCTCCGGACATCGGCACCAGAACGTCCCGAAACGTCCGCAACCCGCCGCGTTCAGTCCCAGGACCCCTGCGCCCCCGGCAGCTCCGCCACCTCCGCCAGGTCCCGCGCCGTGAGCCCCACCCCGGCCGCCGCCGCGTTCTCCGCCACCCAGCGCTCCTGCTTGGCGCCCGGCACCGCGACCGCATGGCGTCCCTGGGCCAGCACCCATGCCAGGGACACCTGGGCGGGTGTGATGTCCTCGCCATGGCGGCGCGCCACCCGGCGCAGACCGGCCACGATCGGCTGGTTCGCGGCCATCATCTCGGCCGTGAAGCGGGGGTGACGGGCCCGGACGTCGTCCGGTTCGAAGCCCTCGCCGGGTGTGAGCGTGCCGGTCAGGAAGCCGTTGCCGAGCGGCATCGCCGCCAGGAAACCGACGCCGCGCGCCTCGCACCACGGCAGCAGCGTCTCCAGCGCCTCCGGCGACCACACCGACAGCTCCGCCTGCACCGCGCTCACCGGGAAGACCTGCTGCACCCGCTGCAACTGCCGGACCGTCGCGTCGTGCAGCCGGGCCCCCGGCCGCCGCCCGGAGCGCGCGCCCACCGCGCACAGCCCCAACGCCCGTACCTTTCCGGCCTGGACCAGCTCCGCCATCGCGCCCCAGGTCTCCTCGACCGGAACCTCCGGGTCCGCTCGGTGCAGCTGGTAGAGGTCGATGTAATCGGTCTGCAGTCGCCGCAGCGACGCGTCGCACGCCCGCTTCACATAGCCCGGCCGCCCGTTGGCCACGACGTGCTGCTCGCCGACCAGCAGGCCGACCTTCGTCGACACGAAGGCGTCCTCGCGGCGCTCCTTCAGCACCCGCCCCACCAGCAGCTCATTGGTGAACGGGCCGTACATGTCGGCCGTGTCGAGCAGGTTCGTGCCCAGATCGAGCGCCCGGTGCACGGCCCTGAGCGACTCGTCGCCCCGCTGCCGCGAGCCGCTGTACGCCCAGCTCATCGGCATGCACCCGAGTCCGACGGCCCCCACCACGAGCGCCGCCGCGCCGATCGTCCTGCGCTCCACCTGCCCGTAACCCTCCCTCTTCCGCGCCCCCAACCTAACCTCTGAGCCCTCGCACCCCTGACCTAGGGCCTGTCCCGCGGATCCTGCCGCAGACGCGGGGCTGATCAGGCACCGCCGCCTCCCTCCGACCTGATCCGCCGGACAGGCCCTAGCCTCCTGGCATGACTGCTGACGTGTGGCTGCCCATCCCGCCGGAAGAGATCGAAGGGCTCCCGGAAGGGCCGAACTACCGCTACTGGAACGGTGGCGAGGACTTCCCCGCGGACCCTGCCGACTGCGTCTACTACGTGGTGCCCTATATGAAGGCGCCCGAGATCGGGCAGCGCCCGCTGCCCGAGATGACGTCCCTCCAGGTCGTGCAGACCCTGTCCGCCGGCATCGACCACGTCGAGCCGGGGCTGAGGCATCTGCGTTCCGGCGTACGGCTGTGCAACGCGCGCGGGGTGCACGAGGCGAGCACCGCCGAGCTCACGCTCACCCTGATCCTCGCCTCGCTGCGCGGTGTCCCCGACTTCGTGCGGGCGCAGGACCGGGGCGAGTGGCTCGGCGGGTTCCGGCCGGCGCTGGCCGACAAGAACGTGCTCATCGTGGGATACGGCTCGATCGGCGCCGCCATCGAGGACCGGCTCGCGCCTTTTGAGCTCGCGCGGGTGGCGCGCGTCGCGCGCTCTGAGCGCACCACGGCGCGCGGCCTGGTGCACCCGCTCACCGAACTGCCCGCCCTGCTGCCCGAGGCGGACGTCGTCATCCTGTCCACGCCCCTGACCGAAAACACCCGCCACCTGGTCAACTCCGACTTCCTGGCCCGGATGAAGGACGGCGCGCTCCTCGTCAACGTCGCCCGCGGCGCGGTCGTCGACACCAAGGCCCTGCTCGCCGAACTGGAGAGCCGTCGCATCACCGCCGCCCTCGACGTCACCGACCCCGAACCGCTGCCCCGCGAACACCCCCTGTGGCACGCGCCCGGCGTGCTCATCAGCCCCCACGTCGGCGGGCCCACATCCGCCTTCCTGCCGCGCGCCAAGCGGCTTCTCACGGACCAGTTGAGCCGTTTCATGAACCATGAGCCGCTGCGGAACGTGATCCTTACGACAGGCGCGACCGGCATACGCGCGACGGATGCCGCGAGCGCACAGGAGCCGGACGAAACGGGCGTGTAATCCGCTTCGAGTACCCTCCGCAATCCTCCGAACGCGGTACGTGCCCACATCGTCGCTGGTCGTCACGGAGCGTAGAGAGGCTATGTCCCTGAGTGACGAGACTGGTGTATCGTCCCGACAGGGGATGCGCCGCGCACCGTTCGGCGCCGGGGATGGACATTTCAGACTGTGAGGGGGGCGACGGGCGATGCACGGCCTATGGACGAACGATCCGACGCGGCGAGGCCGCCGGCGGCGACCCTGGGGCACCGCCGCGCGCAGACGCGGCCACCACGCCAATCACCACAGCCATCATCACCGCAGGCACAGCAGCCGCAGGAGGCATGCGCACCCGGCGCACTGGGACCCCCGGGACCCCGGAGCGGTGTGGACCGGGAGGGCCCGGTGACCTCGCCGCTGCCCACCACGACCACCCTCGACGGAGCGCTGCGCGCGCAGCGCCCGACGCGGGCGCTGCTGACCCGGCCACCGTCCTCCGGCGGCGCGTCGAGCCCGGTCCTCCAACTGTCACTGGCCCTGGTGTGCGCGGGATACGCCGTCGGTTCCGCGCTCGGCTGGGGCTCACACCAAGTCGCGCTGATCATGGGCGACTTCGGTCTGAGCGCCGCGGCGGCCGCCGCGGCCGTGTCCTGCTTTCTCTATGCCCGAAGCCGGCGCATCCGGTTTCGGCCCGCCTGGCTGCTGTTCGCACTCTCCTCGGCGATGGCAGCCCTCGGCAACCTGGTCTGGGGGTGGTACGAGGTGGTCCTCGGACAGCCCGTGCCCAGCCCCAGCTACGCCAACCTGTTCTTCCTCTGCTTCGCACCGCCCGCCATCGTGGGCCTGCTGGTCCTCGCCAAACGGCCGGTGACGAAGGCGGGCTGGGTCTGCCTGGGCCTCGACGCCTGGCTGATCGGCGGCTCGCTGCTGACGCTGTCGTGGAGCCTCGCGCTCGCCCAGGCGGCGAAGTCCGAGGGATCGAGCGTGGCGCACACCGCGCTGTCGCTGGCCTACCCGCTGATGGACATCGCCCTGGTCAGCATGGTGCTCGCGCTGCACTTCCGGCGCTCCTCGGGGAACCGCACCGCCGTGAACACCGCGATCGGCGCGCTCGCCCTGACCGTGATGTGCGACGCCCTGTTCACCTCACCGCTGCTGCACTACACCTACCGTTCCGGCCAGTTGCTGGACGCGGGGTGGTTCGCCGGCTCGCTGCTCCTGGCGTACGCCCCCTGGGCCGCACCGCGGCACGGGCAACCGGAGGACGAGGGGCACACGCGCGTGGTGCACGAGCACCTGCCCGGACAGCGTGGCGGCGGCCACCACCACACACCTCCGCAGGGAGGTGATCACAGCCGGTATCCGGCCGCCCGGCCCATCGCCGGTTCGCTGGCCGCCCTCACGCCGTATCTCGCCGCCGCGGTCTGCACCCTGGGGATCCTCTACAACGTCCTCAACGGCCGCAGCGTCGACCGCGTGGTGCTCCTCACCGGCGGCACGGTCGTGCTCGCCCTCGTGGTGCGCCAGGGCATCATGCTGCTCGACAACATCACCCTCACCCAGGAACTGGCGCAGAAGGAGAACCACTTCCGCTCCCTGGTGCAGGGCTCCAGCGACGTCATCATGATCGCCGCACCCAACGGCATCCTCCGGTACGTCTCCCCGGCCGCCGCCGGGGTCTACGGCCGCCCCGCCGAGGACCTCGTGGGTACGGAACTGGCCGATCTCATCCACCCGGAGGATCTGGGCTGCGTGGTGCACGAGGTGCGCCGCTTCCTCGCCGCCAGCCCGCTCGAAGAACCCACTACGCGCATCGAGTGCCGCTTCAAGGCCGGCGGTGGGGGCTGGCTCAATGTCGAGTCCACCGTCAACCGCCACCACGGCGGCCTCATCTTCAACAGCCGGGACGTGACCGAAAGAGTGCGCCTGCAGGCGCAGCTCCAGCACAACGCCGAACACGACCCGCTCACCGACCTGCCCAACCGCGCCCTGTTCACCCAGCGCGTCCAGCAGGCCCTGTCCGGCCGTCGCGCCTCCGACCGGGGCGCCGCACTCGCCGGTACGGCCGTCCTCTTCATCGACCTCGACGGCTTCAAGGCGGTCAACGACACCATCGGGCACCAGGCCGGGGACGAACTGCTCGTCCAGGCCGCCCGCAGACTCCAGGACGGCGTCCGCCAGGGCGACACCGCTGCCCGCCTGGGCGGCGACGAGTTCGCGGCCCTGATCGTCGGGGACGGCACCCGTGACCGCGCCTCCCGCGAACGTCACATACTGGAGCTCGCCGACCGCCTCAGGGTCACGCTCTCGCAGCCGTATCTCATCGACGGCAACGACGTCCGGGTCAACGCGTCCATCGGCGTGGCCTTCGCCGAGGCGGGCCTGGGCGCGGGCGAGATCCAGCGCAACGCCGACCTCGCCATGTACCGCGCCAAGGCGGCCGGCAAGGGCCGCGTGGAGTTGTACGCACCGCAGATGCAGCAGGACGTCGTACGGAAGGCGGAGCTGGCCACGCGCCTGCGGGCCGCGCTGCACGACGGCGAGTTCGCGCTGCTGCACCAGCCCGTCGTCTGTCTCGAGAACGGCCGGATCACATCGGTCGCCGCTCAGGCGCGCTGGCGATCTTCGCAGGGGGTGCTGTTCACCCCGGCCGAGTTCCTGCGGGTGGCCGAGGACAGCGACAAGACGCAGGAGCTGGGCCGCTGGGTGCTCGAGGAGGCCGTCGAGCAGGCAGCCGAGCGGGCCGCGACGGGGTCGGCCGTCCCGGTGACCGTACGGGTGAGTGCCCGGCGGCTGCTGGACCGGTCGATGCCGCTCGGCTCGATCGAGGCGCTGCTCACCCGGCACGGGCTGCCGTCCGGGGCGCTGGTGATCGAGCTGGCGGACACCGATCCGCGCGTGTCCCTGGACGAGCTGGAGCGACGTCTTGGGGTGTTGCACCGGCTGGGTGTCCGGATCGCGCTCGACGGCTTCGGCAGCGGATACGGGGCGATCACCGCGCTCAGGCGGCTCCCCGTCGACGTACTGAAACTCGACCGCTCGCTGGTCGAGGGCGTTGTCGAGTCGGCTCGGCTGCACAAGATCACCAGTGGGCTGCTGCGGATCGCCGGTGATCTGGGGCTGCAGTCAGTGGCGGACGGCGTGGACCTTCCGGAGCAGGTCGTGGCCCTGCGCGCGATGGGCTGCACACATGGGCAGGGCATGGCGTTCTCCGGTCCGCTGGACGAGTACCGGCTGCGCCGAGCGCTGGCTTCCGGCCACTATCCGGTGCCGCACGGCCCGGCCGAGCCCGCGTTCGCGGGTGGCGTGAGAGAACCGCAGTGGCGCCCCGGAGGTGAACGAACAATGGAAGGGGCCTCGGGGGTGTACACCGGTGGTGTCCCCGCTGTTCTCGGAGGCGGCAGTGCCCTTCGCTCACATAATGAGACTCCCGTCCCACCGCCTTGACATGCGGTGCGTGCCGGGGGGAGGGTCAGTGCCATGCGCACCCGAATTCTCGTACTTGGAAAGCGCGTCGGCTGAAGCTGAGCCCCAGACCGCTCAGCGACCCCTCCCGGCGCGCTCCCCTCGCTTGCCTTATGGCACGAGGGGTTTTTTGTTGCACAGGCACCTGTCGTACAGCAGCCGCACACCGCACGAACTTCGCAAAAACCCTCAGCATCGAGAAGAGAATGCCGATGACCGAGCAGGCCACCGGGGCCCATCATCCGCAGCCGCGGCCCCGTTCCGGAGGACACCAGTCCGCCCCCGAGCAGGTGACGGGTGCGCAGTCCCTCATCCGCTCTCTCGAGGAGGTCGGCGCCGACACGGTATTCGGCATTCCCGGCGGCGCGATCCTTCCGGCGTACGACCCGCTCATGGACTCCGCCAAGGTCCGCCACGTCCTGGTCCGCCACGAGCAGGGCGCCGGCCACGCCGCCACCGGTTACGCGCAGGCCACCGGCAAGGTCGGTGTCTGCATGGCGACCTCCGGCCCCGGCGCCACCAACCTGGTCACGCCGATCGCCGACGCCCACATGGACTCCGTGCCGATGGTCGCGATCACCGGGCAGGTCGCCTCCAAAGCGATCGGCACGGACGCCTTCCAGGAGGCGGACATCGTCGGCATCACCATGCCGAT
This genomic window from Streptomyces sp. DG2A-72 contains:
- a CDS encoding helix-turn-helix transcriptional regulator; the protein is MLGAVETRSVSPVFVGRGDELDMLNDALAGAAAGEPQALLIGGEAGVGKTRLVEEFATAACRQGAVVALGGCVEIGADGLPFASFSAALRALRRALPEELAAAAAGQEEELARLLPEMGETLTARATSRDDEEAMARLFELTARLLERVAADHTVVVALEDLHWADASARHLLAYLFRTLRTGRLVVLATYRSDDIHRRHPLRPLLAELDRLRTVRRIELSRFSREEVSRQIAGILAAEPDPAQVDEIFQRSDGNAFFVEELAVSAAEGSRTGLTDSLRDLLLVRVEGLPESAQRVARIVAEGGSAVEYRLLAAIAGLAEDDLIEALRAAVNANILSAAPDKDGYRFRHSLVREAVGDDLLPGERSRLNRRYAEALEVDPTLVPVDERVMRLASYWYHAHDAAKALPAVLAASVTARRRHAYSEQLRLLERAMELWDTAPEEIRATLRPVDYTEVYPPCGCDPATTPLRSLDLMAEAAVAGRLCGERERALKITKRAIRLLEDEGDSLRAAWFWNQRARLIQALGRGDGWQELATAQNLVRGLPPSEVHAEVLSSVANWSMLHNPGPDALTAAERAVEYARMVGARDIEMNARLTFGGLMIDSGDIEPGLAQVYRVKEQVATLGDVSVMGRAFVNLPSHLEGIGRSQEAVAVLQEGVDFARGLGLPDTEAWVWGNLADSLHSLGRWTEAAEAADTSERVGQSAKPRGFRAKTHALLALARGDLAEAGRQLSAARGHFGTHDNVPQLELPLVRIAIGIAVAEGRLLDARAELERVLDTGFPPGTQRYAWPLLLTAATAEADARGLSTADAGRAEILDRIRTATKTLATNVPVWQAYERWVRAELLRAEARGTPDDWSEVVAAFECLDRPYHLARVRYRLAEALLPSGGDDERDRAAELLRLAHAVADHLGARPLADATALLAQRARLALTHTPKQPLAPADPADALGLTGRERDVLRLVSAGRTNRQIAEELFISPKTASVHVSNILSKLGVSGRGEAAAVAHRLGLFPSGHEDRLAAR
- a CDS encoding sorbosone dehydrogenase family protein; this translates as MTSRTRRVEGTMIVQRRAVAAVLAAATLLLTAGCSSDDGGSGSSGGEESASAGGTSPQSSPSGQAAEATPPAKGSVKVVRTVTEDLSTPWGLAPLPDGDLLVSSRDEATVTRVDTETGKKTELGEVPGVSPAGEGGLMGLALSPDYASDHMIYAYFTSASDNRIVRMLYEEGKPSGEQLGAPNTIFRGIPKGFIHNGGRIAFGPDKMLYAGTGESGEEGLSQDQDSLGGKILRLTPEGDPAPGNPFSNSPVYSYGHRNVQGLAWDSKQRLFAAEFGQNTWDELNAIKPGDNYGWPEAEGKSDNSAYHNPIAQWGTEDASPSGIAYAEGSVWMAGLRGERLWRIPLKGTEASADPQAFLEGEYGRLRTVVSAGGDKLWLVTSETDGRGSPSGGDDRILEVQVK
- a CDS encoding 2-hydroxyacid dehydrogenase, encoding MTADVWLPIPPEEIEGLPEGPNYRYWNGGEDFPADPADCVYYVVPYMKAPEIGQRPLPEMTSLQVVQTLSAGIDHVEPGLRHLRSGVRLCNARGVHEASTAELTLTLILASLRGVPDFVRAQDRGEWLGGFRPALADKNVLIVGYGSIGAAIEDRLAPFELARVARVARSERTTARGLVHPLTELPALLPEADVVILSTPLTENTRHLVNSDFLARMKDGALLVNVARGAVVDTKALLAELESRRITAALDVTDPEPLPREHPLWHAPGVLISPHVGGPTSAFLPRAKRLLTDQLSRFMNHEPLRNVILTTGATGIRATDAASAQEPDETGV
- a CDS encoding type II toxin-antitoxin system RelE/ParE family toxin — encoded protein: MYQIEFTERAAAQRDALPEDRRKLLERGLLRLAEDPFTTVSQAVSGEDIRIVSVAVLDQSLIDE
- a CDS encoding bifunctional diguanylate cyclase/phosphodiesterase, giving the protein MTSPLPTTTTLDGALRAQRPTRALLTRPPSSGGASSPVLQLSLALVCAGYAVGSALGWGSHQVALIMGDFGLSAAAAAAAVSCFLYARSRRIRFRPAWLLFALSSAMAALGNLVWGWYEVVLGQPVPSPSYANLFFLCFAPPAIVGLLVLAKRPVTKAGWVCLGLDAWLIGGSLLTLSWSLALAQAAKSEGSSVAHTALSLAYPLMDIALVSMVLALHFRRSSGNRTAVNTAIGALALTVMCDALFTSPLLHYTYRSGQLLDAGWFAGSLLLAYAPWAAPRHGQPEDEGHTRVVHEHLPGQRGGGHHHTPPQGGDHSRYPAARPIAGSLAALTPYLAAAVCTLGILYNVLNGRSVDRVVLLTGGTVVLALVVRQGIMLLDNITLTQELAQKENHFRSLVQGSSDVIMIAAPNGILRYVSPAAAGVYGRPAEDLVGTELADLIHPEDLGCVVHEVRRFLAASPLEEPTTRIECRFKAGGGGWLNVESTVNRHHGGLIFNSRDVTERVRLQAQLQHNAEHDPLTDLPNRALFTQRVQQALSGRRASDRGAALAGTAVLFIDLDGFKAVNDTIGHQAGDELLVQAARRLQDGVRQGDTAARLGGDEFAALIVGDGTRDRASRERHILELADRLRVTLSQPYLIDGNDVRVNASIGVAFAEAGLGAGEIQRNADLAMYRAKAAGKGRVELYAPQMQQDVVRKAELATRLRAALHDGEFALLHQPVVCLENGRITSVAAQARWRSSQGVLFTPAEFLRVAEDSDKTQELGRWVLEEAVEQAAERAATGSAVPVTVRVSARRLLDRSMPLGSIEALLTRHGLPSGALVIELADTDPRVSLDELERRLGVLHRLGVRIALDGFGSGYGAITALRRLPVDVLKLDRSLVEGVVESARLHKITSGLLRIAGDLGLQSVADGVDLPEQVVALRAMGCTHGQGMAFSGPLDEYRLRRALASGHYPVPHGPAEPAFAGGVREPQWRPGGERTMEGASGVYTGGVPAVLGGGSALRSHNETPVPPP
- a CDS encoding aldo/keto reductase, with product MERRTIGAAALVVGAVGLGCMPMSWAYSGSRQRGDESLRAVHRALDLGTNLLDTADMYGPFTNELLVGRVLKERREDAFVSTKVGLLVGEQHVVANGRPGYVKRACDASLRRLQTDYIDLYQLHRADPEVPVEETWGAMAELVQAGKVRALGLCAVGARSGRRPGARLHDATVRQLQRVQQVFPVSAVQAELSVWSPEALETLLPWCEARGVGFLAAMPLGNGFLTGTLTPGEGFEPDDVRARHPRFTAEMMAANQPIVAGLRRVARRHGEDITPAQVSLAWVLAQGRHAVAVPGAKQERWVAENAAAAGVGLTARDLAEVAELPGAQGSWD